A genomic window from Heterodontus francisci isolate sHetFra1 chromosome 36, sHetFra1.hap1, whole genome shotgun sequence includes:
- the uqcr11 gene encoding cytochrome b-c1 complex subunit 10, translated as MLEKFLGPRYVQLVKNWIPTVSTWGAVGCAAIVYATDWRVVFDRIPYIRGKFKSE; from the exons ATGTTGGAGAAATTCTTGGGACCCAGATACGTCCAGCTGGTAAAAAACTG GATTCCAACAGTGTCAACATGGGGAGCTGTTGGTTGTGCAGCAATAGTATAcgctacagattggagagtagtaTTTGACCGTATCCCCTACATAAGAGGAAAATTCAAGTCTGAATGA